One region of Thunnus albacares chromosome 20, fThuAlb1.1, whole genome shotgun sequence genomic DNA includes:
- the fam234a gene encoding protein FAM234A codes for METTDRATEGDPLKRGEDGVETGTTPPATELKGKTCKEVLGFSKLTHWRTAVFFLSLFICLTIVFAFSFIIPCPVRPQYMSAWNRTFSEAATYDFLAIEEASKDKVLDVLFVLKDTEGSQNNTCSDAGLPSPCVFVLAVDGTDGETLWERAFKPEFHWAQCGMDEETGRTWHCLLSHSDKLSAIDKFTGAVRWQQTQPPGLHTTLPVLSVPDLDADEIGDVALVAPDDTQTQLIFLSGRTGDQIGSTVVLDSTKTTNHLLYRTTEGSHYVLLQNDTGLYGLALWRIAAKAKAGFEVGLKKDKHWEKSASTTSDLVPVYLSDSVKQVLKIGETDDHSNLLLVTGNEVALVDGKNLELLWSFNTSSVLGKPSFGHFNKDGVLDVVVEEYIGNYTKRILILDGKSGGVLWEVNLLASPNSPRPASIHTTNSFSIFMFWGMMPSETNSSVHVTGERRSYMLLPLYSKVLLESPNIMDHIVTFKATLLERGRHAAYFLLTGPPDRTEGAEGTVVLSKRKLKQDVPSSNVLRIGTSGPETNEDIKEAFNRLRFSDQ; via the exons ATGGAGACCACAGACCGTGCCACTGAAGGCGACCCCCTGAAGAGGGGAGAGGACGGGGTGGAGACAGGAACAACACCTCCAGCAACAGAGCTGAAGGGGAAGACTTGTAAGGAAGTCTTGGGCTTTTCTAAACTGACCCACTGGAGAACTGCggtcttcttcctctccttgtttATCTGCCTCACCATTGTGTTTGCCTTCTCCTTCATCATCCCCTGTCCCGTCAGACCACAGTATATGAGTGCCTGGAACAGGACTTTCTCTGAAGCAG CAACCTATGATTTCTTAGCTATTGAAGAAGCAAGCAAAGACAAGGTGTTGGATGTCCTGTTTGTCCTTAAGGACACAGAAGGCAGTCAGAACAATACATGCAGCGACGCAG GTCTGCCCTCGCCATGTGTGTTTGTCCTAGCAGTGGATGGGACAGATGGTGAAACCTTGTGGGAACGTGCATTTAAACCTGAGTTCCACTGGGCCCAGTGTGGTATGGATGAAGAGACAGGCAGGACCTGGCACTGTCTGCTGTCCCACTCAGACAAACTGTCAGCCATTGACAAATTCACTG gTGCAGTCAGGTGGCAGCAGACTCAGCCTCCTGGTCTGCACACCACCTTGCCTGTGCTCAGTGTCCCAGATCTGGATGCGGACGAGATCGGCGATGTGGCTCTGGTGGCTCCTGACGACACACAG ACTCAGCTGATATTCCTCTCAGGGCGGACAGGTGACCAGATTGGTTCTACCGTGGTTCTTGATTCTACAAAAACAACCAATCATCTCCTCTATCGCACTACAGAAGGTTCTCACTATGTGCTGCTTCAAAACG ATACTGGCTTGTATGGATTGGCACTTTGGAGGATCGCTGCCAAAGCTAAAGCGGGGTTCGAGGTGGGCCTCAAGAAGGATAAACACTGGGAGAAAAGTGCCAGTACCACATCTGATCTTGTACCTGTCTACtt GTCTGACTCAGTAAAACAAGTGCTGAAAATAGGAGAAACAGATGATCACTCCAACCTGCTGCTTGTGACTGGGAATGAGGTGGCTTTAGTTGATGGAAAAAATCTGGAGCTACTGTGGAGTTTCAATACCAGCTCAGTCCTCGG TAAGCCCTCCTTCGGTCACTTCAACAAAGATGGTGTACTCGATGTTGTGGTTGAGGAGTATATTGGCAACTACACAAAGAGG ATATTAATCCTGGATGGGAAGTCTGGTGGTGTGCTGTGGGAAGTCAACCTTTTGGCCAGTCCTAATTCACCCCGACCCGCCTCCATACACACCACCAACAGTTTCTCCATCTTCATGTTTTGGGGCATGATGCCCTCAGAAACTAACTCTTCT GTACATGTAACTGGTGAACGACGTTCTTACATGCTGCTTCCTCTGTATTCCAAAGTTCTCCTCGAGTCACCCAATATCATGGACCACATAGTAACATTTAAAG CTACGCTGTTGGAGCGTGGACGTCACGCTGCCTACTTCCTGCTGACAGGTCCACCTGACAGGACAGAAGGAGCTGAAGGCACGGTTGTCCTCAGCAAGCGAAAGCTGAAGCAGGACGTCCCTTCCAGCAATGTCCTCCGTATCGGCACCAGCGGACCAGAGACCAATGAGGACATCAAAGAAGCCTTCAACCGACTCCGCTTCAGCGATCAGTGA
- the luc7l gene encoding putative RNA-binding protein Luc7-like 1 isoform X1 yields the protein MSAQAQMRALLDQLMGTARDGDETRQRVKFTDERVCKSHLLNCCPHDILSGTRMDLGECTKIHDLALRADYEIASKERDLFFELDAVDHLESFIADCDRRTELAKKRLAETQEEISAEVAAKAEKVHELNEEIGKLLAKAEQLGAEGNVDEAQKVLQEVEKVRTRKKDAEEEYRNSMPASSFQQQKLRVCEVCSAYLGLHDNDRRLADHFGGKLHLGFIQIREKLDQLKKTVVDKQEKRNQERLKRREEREKEERMRRRTRSRSREHRRSRSRDRRRRRSRSTSRDRRRSRSRSRERRRRHRSRSRSRSRGHRHSHEQSSRHKSSRDRERSSRDRSRERERDRRDGVNGRSDSRRAEDRDMGDL from the exons ATGTCTGCCCAAGCTCAAATGAGAGCTTTGCTCGACCAGCTGATGGGAACAGCGAGGGATG GGGATGAGACACGGCAGAGGGTCAAGTTCACTGACGAGCGAGTCTGCAAAAGTCATCTTCTCAACTGCTGTCCACATGACATCTTGTCTGGAACT CGTATGGACCTGGGAGAGTGCACGAAGATCCATGACCTGGCACTTCGGGCAGATTATGAAATTGCCTCCAAGGAGAGAGATCTCTTTTTTGAGCTTGAC GCGGTGGATCACCTGGAGTCATTCATTGCTGACTGTGACCGGAGGACAGAACTAGCCAAGAAGCGCCTGGCTGAGACTCAAGAAGAGATCAGTGCTGAGGTGGCAGCAAAG GCAGAGAAAGTCCACGAGCTGAATGAGGAAATCGGGAAGCTCCTGGCCAAGGCAGAGCAGCTCGGAGCTGAGGGAAATGTGGATGAAGCCCAGAAGGTGCTGCAGGAAGTGGAGAAAGTCCGCACCAGGAAGAAGGATGCAGAG GAAGAATACAGAAACTCCATGCCTGCCTCcagtttccagcagcagaaGCTGCGGGTGTGTGAGGTGTGCTCCGCTTACCTGGGTCTCCATGACAACGACCGTCGTCTGGCAGACCATTTTGGTGGGAAGCTTCACCTGGGCTTCATCCAGATCAGAGAGAAACTGGACCAACTAAAA AAAACGGTGGTCGACAAGCAGGAGAAAAGGAACCAGGAGCGCTTAAAGAGAcgagaagagagggagaaagaggagaggatgaggaggag GACCAGATCACGGAGCAGAGAGCATAGAAG gtCCCGTTCTCGTGACCGTAGAAGGAGGCGCTCACGCTCCACGTCACGAGACAGGCGCCGCTCACGCTCACGCtccagggagaggaggaggcggcATCGCAGCAGGTCCCGCTCCCGCAGCAGAGGCCACCGTCACAGCCACGAGCAGAGCTCCAGACACAA GTCGTCCAGAGACCGAGAGCGCTCGTCCAGAGATCGTTCACGGGAGCGAGAGCGCGACAGGAGGGACGGTGTGAACGGCAGATCAGACTCCCGCCGGGCAGAGGACAGGGACATGGGGGACCTCTGA
- the luc7l gene encoding putative RNA-binding protein Luc7-like 1 isoform X2 — MQKGDETRQRVKFTDERVCKSHLLNCCPHDILSGTRMDLGECTKIHDLALRADYEIASKERDLFFELDAVDHLESFIADCDRRTELAKKRLAETQEEISAEVAAKAEKVHELNEEIGKLLAKAEQLGAEGNVDEAQKVLQEVEKVRTRKKDAEEEYRNSMPASSFQQQKLRVCEVCSAYLGLHDNDRRLADHFGGKLHLGFIQIREKLDQLKKTVVDKQEKRNQERLKRREEREKEERMRRRTRSRSREHRRSRSRDRRRRRSRSTSRDRRRSRSRSRERRRRHRSRSRSRSRGHRHSHEQSSRHKSSRDRERSSRDRSRERERDRRDGVNGRSDSRRAEDRDMGDL; from the exons ATGCAGAAGG GGGATGAGACACGGCAGAGGGTCAAGTTCACTGACGAGCGAGTCTGCAAAAGTCATCTTCTCAACTGCTGTCCACATGACATCTTGTCTGGAACT CGTATGGACCTGGGAGAGTGCACGAAGATCCATGACCTGGCACTTCGGGCAGATTATGAAATTGCCTCCAAGGAGAGAGATCTCTTTTTTGAGCTTGAC GCGGTGGATCACCTGGAGTCATTCATTGCTGACTGTGACCGGAGGACAGAACTAGCCAAGAAGCGCCTGGCTGAGACTCAAGAAGAGATCAGTGCTGAGGTGGCAGCAAAG GCAGAGAAAGTCCACGAGCTGAATGAGGAAATCGGGAAGCTCCTGGCCAAGGCAGAGCAGCTCGGAGCTGAGGGAAATGTGGATGAAGCCCAGAAGGTGCTGCAGGAAGTGGAGAAAGTCCGCACCAGGAAGAAGGATGCAGAG GAAGAATACAGAAACTCCATGCCTGCCTCcagtttccagcagcagaaGCTGCGGGTGTGTGAGGTGTGCTCCGCTTACCTGGGTCTCCATGACAACGACCGTCGTCTGGCAGACCATTTTGGTGGGAAGCTTCACCTGGGCTTCATCCAGATCAGAGAGAAACTGGACCAACTAAAA AAAACGGTGGTCGACAAGCAGGAGAAAAGGAACCAGGAGCGCTTAAAGAGAcgagaagagagggagaaagaggagaggatgaggaggag GACCAGATCACGGAGCAGAGAGCATAGAAG gtCCCGTTCTCGTGACCGTAGAAGGAGGCGCTCACGCTCCACGTCACGAGACAGGCGCCGCTCACGCTCACGCtccagggagaggaggaggcggcATCGCAGCAGGTCCCGCTCCCGCAGCAGAGGCCACCGTCACAGCCACGAGCAGAGCTCCAGACACAA GTCGTCCAGAGACCGAGAGCGCTCGTCCAGAGATCGTTCACGGGAGCGAGAGCGCGACAGGAGGGACGGTGTGAACGGCAGATCAGACTCCCGCCGGGCAGAGGACAGGGACATGGGGGACCTCTGA
- the luc7l gene encoding putative RNA-binding protein Luc7-like 1 isoform X3, producing the protein MDLGECTKIHDLALRADYEIASKERDLFFELDAVDHLESFIADCDRRTELAKKRLAETQEEISAEVAAKAEKVHELNEEIGKLLAKAEQLGAEGNVDEAQKVLQEVEKVRTRKKDAEEEYRNSMPASSFQQQKLRVCEVCSAYLGLHDNDRRLADHFGGKLHLGFIQIREKLDQLKKTVVDKQEKRNQERLKRREEREKEERMRRRTRSRSREHRRSRSRDRRRRRSRSTSRDRRRSRSRSRERRRRHRSRSRSRSRGHRHSHEQSSRHKSSRDRERSSRDRSRERERDRRDGVNGRSDSRRAEDRDMGDL; encoded by the exons ATGGACCTGGGAGAGTGCACGAAGATCCATGACCTGGCACTTCGGGCAGATTATGAAATTGCCTCCAAGGAGAGAGATCTCTTTTTTGAGCTTGAC GCGGTGGATCACCTGGAGTCATTCATTGCTGACTGTGACCGGAGGACAGAACTAGCCAAGAAGCGCCTGGCTGAGACTCAAGAAGAGATCAGTGCTGAGGTGGCAGCAAAG GCAGAGAAAGTCCACGAGCTGAATGAGGAAATCGGGAAGCTCCTGGCCAAGGCAGAGCAGCTCGGAGCTGAGGGAAATGTGGATGAAGCCCAGAAGGTGCTGCAGGAAGTGGAGAAAGTCCGCACCAGGAAGAAGGATGCAGAG GAAGAATACAGAAACTCCATGCCTGCCTCcagtttccagcagcagaaGCTGCGGGTGTGTGAGGTGTGCTCCGCTTACCTGGGTCTCCATGACAACGACCGTCGTCTGGCAGACCATTTTGGTGGGAAGCTTCACCTGGGCTTCATCCAGATCAGAGAGAAACTGGACCAACTAAAA AAAACGGTGGTCGACAAGCAGGAGAAAAGGAACCAGGAGCGCTTAAAGAGAcgagaagagagggagaaagaggagaggatgaggaggag GACCAGATCACGGAGCAGAGAGCATAGAAG gtCCCGTTCTCGTGACCGTAGAAGGAGGCGCTCACGCTCCACGTCACGAGACAGGCGCCGCTCACGCTCACGCtccagggagaggaggaggcggcATCGCAGCAGGTCCCGCTCCCGCAGCAGAGGCCACCGTCACAGCCACGAGCAGAGCTCCAGACACAA GTCGTCCAGAGACCGAGAGCGCTCGTCCAGAGATCGTTCACGGGAGCGAGAGCGCGACAGGAGGGACGGTGTGAACGGCAGATCAGACTCCCGCCGGGCAGAGGACAGGGACATGGGGGACCTCTGA
- the LOC122970675 gene encoding epidermal growth factor receptor kinase substrate 8-like protein 1 isoform X2 — MWLPQSGGEMIDPYEIPNPPIPHAPNPPPANPPPYPGPRANGVNGGPDVSFLRAEREVGILNHCFDDIENFMAKLQQTAEAATVLSQRKKKKKKSKKQSAEEDLLTAKARPPPEEEFIDIFQKFKYCFSLLARLKSTISNPSSEELVHHVFKPLDMMVKTTGGPGLGASVISPALTSSAVSLLQDNLNEEERQLWTSLGHNWTLPRSQLRGPVPPYTPVFSDGWKPEALRADGQVWEDPVESQHKHEALRVKQEQQQPPQPSGPPDTHVINETDGSTLPPEPERLYSCSYPFIARNSSELSVQQGETLEVIESSKRWWKCRNRFNQIGFVPFNILEPMAHIDSPVTNKPPSAPAPPPLAKTFSAVPPSPPAAPPQTPSPQRPRSLPPYSQHIPAAEDTDKVMLVNDELLQRLTNGKAHLNKPLVIPRSSDTSVPLNYTSPPEEVAEWLRGKGFSEPTVSCLGVLTGPQLFSLNKEELRAVIPDEGARVYSQLTVQKSMLEDARRATELEAVMEKQKMKVDLKLESSTL; from the exons CCAACGGCGTGAACGGCGGACCCGACGTCTCTTTCCTGCGAGCGGAGAGAGAAGTG GGGATCCTCAATCACTGTTTCGACGACATTGAGAACTTCATGGCCAAGCTGCAGCAGACGGCAGAGGCTGCAACGGTGCTGAgccagaggaagaagaaaaagaagaaaagcaaaaagcaaagtGCTGAAG AGGATTTACTCACTGCAAAGGCTCGTCCCCCGCCAGAGGAGGAATTCATTGATATCTTCCAGAAATTCAAATATTGCTTCAGCCTGCTG gCCCGTCTGAAATCAACCATCTCCAACCCTTCATCAGAGGAGCTGGTTCATCATGTATTCAAACCTCTGGATATG ATGGTGAAAACAACAGGGGGACCAGGTCTCGGAGCCTCGGTGATCAGCCCCGCCCTGACTAGCTCTGCTGTGTCCCTGCTACAAGACAACCTGAATGAGGAGGAGCGGCAGCTGTGGACGTCTCTGGGCCACAACTGGACACTCCCTCG CTCTCAGCTCAGAGGGCCTGTACCTCCGTACACCCCTGTGTTCTCAGATGGCTGGAAGCCAGAAGCCTTGAGGGCAGACGGGCAGGTTTGGGAGGATCCAGTCGAgtcacaacacaaacatgaagCCCTCCGAGTAAAACAAGAG cagcaacagccaccACAACCATCCGGGCCTCCCGACACCCACGTCATCAATGAAAC AGATGGCAGCACACTCCCACCAGAGCCCGAGAGACTCTACAGCTGCAGCTACCCCTTCATCGCCAGGAACAGCAGCGAGCTTTCAGTGCAGCAGGGCGAGACACTAGAG gtgaTTGAATCATCCAAGCGCTGGTGGAAATGTCGTAATCGGTTCAACCAGATCGGCTTTGTTCCCTTCAACATCCTGGAACCCATGGCTCACATAGACAGCCCTGTCACCAACAAACCCCCCAGC GCTCCAGCCCCGCCTCCCCTCGCCAAGACTTTCTCTGCAGTCCCACCCAGCcctcctgctgctccacccCAGACCCCGTCACCCCAGCGCCCACGCAGCTTACCGCCGTACAGCCAACATATACCAGCTGCAGAGGACACAGATAAAG TCATGTTGGTGAATGACGAGCTGCTCCAGAGGCTGACCAATGGAAAGGCCCATCTGAACAAACCCCTGGTCATCCCTCGTTCCTCGGACACCTCCGTTCCTCTGAACTACACCTCCCCTCCAGAGGAAGTAGCCGAGTGGCTCAGAGGGAAGGGCTTCAGTGAACC GACGGTGTCATGTTTGGGAGTGCTGACAGGCCCCCAGCTCTTCTCCCTCAACAAGGAAGAGCTACGAGCTGTGATTCCAGATGAGGGCGCCAGAGTGTACAGCCAGCTCACTGTGCAGAAATCTATGCTAGAG GATGCCAGAAGGGCCACAGAGTTGGAGGCAGTCatggaaaagcagaaaatgaaggTTGATCTGAAACTGGAGAGCAGCACATTGTGA